A region of Streptomyces cinnamoneus DNA encodes the following proteins:
- a CDS encoding nucleotidyltransferase domain-containing protein, translating to MTDDLFLDHVADRLAALPAVHAVTLGGSRAQGTHTPDSDWDLAVYYRGGFDPADLRAVGWDGEVSEIGAWGGGVFNGGAWLTIDGRPVDVHYRDLDVVEHELAEARQGRFHWEPLMFHLAGIPSYLVVAELAVNQVLRGTLPRPAYPRALREAAPPVWRGRAATTLHYARGAYVRGGQATEVAGALATAAAQTAHAVLAARGEWVTNEKRLLLRAGLRGTDAIMAGLRPEPDSLTQAIADAERLFETAV from the coding sequence ATGACCGACGACCTCTTCCTCGACCACGTCGCCGACCGGCTCGCTGCCCTGCCCGCCGTGCACGCCGTCACACTGGGTGGCTCACGGGCCCAGGGCACGCACACTCCTGACAGCGACTGGGATCTGGCCGTGTACTACCGCGGGGGCTTCGACCCGGCCGACCTGCGCGCCGTCGGCTGGGACGGGGAGGTTTCCGAGATCGGCGCCTGGGGCGGGGGCGTCTTCAACGGCGGGGCGTGGCTCACGATCGACGGCCGGCCCGTGGACGTCCACTACCGTGACCTCGACGTCGTCGAGCACGAACTCGCCGAGGCCCGGCAGGGCCGCTTCCACTGGGAGCCCCTGATGTTCCACCTGGCGGGCATCCCCAGCTACCTGGTGGTCGCTGAACTCGCCGTCAACCAGGTGCTCCGGGGCACCCTGCCCCGTCCCGCATACCCGAGGGCACTGCGCGAAGCGGCCCCGCCGGTGTGGCGCGGGCGGGCGGCCACGACCCTCCACTACGCCAGGGGCGCCTACGTGCGGGGCGGCCAGGCCACCGAGGTCGCGGGGGCGTTGGCCACCGCCGCCGCGCAGACGGCACACGCGGTGCTGGCCGCTCGCGGCGAGTGGGTCACCAACGAGAAGCGGCTCCTGCTGCGGGCGGGCCTGCGCGGCACCGACGCCATCATGGCCGGACTGAGGCCGGAGCCCGACTCCCTGACGCAGGCGATCGCCGATGCGGAGAGGCTGTTCGAGACCGCCGTGTGA
- a CDS encoding GNAT family N-acetyltransferase, which yields MFSLPLRDDARLRPLETWHAEEFAAHLDRAREHIRPWVGPAFVTDDVDGARATIRRYAERQATDGARLYGIWLDDVLVGGVMFTDFDAAWGSCEVGCWLEPAAEGRGLITEACRALLDWAFTTRGLHRAEWHCRADNDRSYAVAERLGMVLEGVRREAWPFEGARYDKQIWGVLASEWRAHRP from the coding sequence ATGTTTTCCCTTCCTCTGCGGGACGACGCCCGCCTCCGTCCGCTGGAGACATGGCATGCCGAAGAGTTCGCCGCCCACCTGGACCGGGCCCGCGAGCACATCCGGCCCTGGGTCGGGCCGGCGTTCGTCACCGACGACGTCGACGGGGCGCGGGCCACGATCCGCCGGTACGCCGAGCGCCAGGCCACGGACGGCGCCCGCCTCTACGGCATCTGGCTCGACGACGTCCTGGTCGGCGGCGTGATGTTCACGGACTTCGACGCCGCGTGGGGATCGTGCGAGGTCGGTTGCTGGCTGGAGCCCGCGGCCGAGGGCCGCGGCCTGATCACGGAGGCGTGCCGCGCCCTGCTGGACTGGGCGTTCACCACCCGGGGGCTGCACCGCGCCGAATGGCACTGCCGGGCCGACAACGACCGCAGCTACGCCGTGGCCGAGCGGCTCGGCATGGTGCTCGAGGGAGTGCGACGCGAGGCATGGCCCTTCGAGGGCGCCCGTTATGACAAGCAGATCTGGGGAGTCCTCGCCTCCGAATGGCGGGCCCACCGCCCCTGA
- a CDS encoding TetR/AcrR family transcriptional regulator, which yields MPRTKGDHEARRRDVSEAVWRVLAAHGFGGLTLRAVATELGATTGLLTHYFPTKRDLVAHALDLLDTRSASRPRRTAGRGLSAVRAALLDILPLTAEATASNRIWVSSWDTALADPGLSDDYARKYGRSRDKLRDLVAVAQERGELPAGDPGRVAAGAQSFVLGLVVQALFAPAAFPPDRQVELLDDYLAALASQPSSGGGHATPS from the coding sequence ATGCCACGCACCAAGGGAGATCACGAAGCCCGTCGCCGCGACGTCTCGGAGGCGGTCTGGCGGGTGTTGGCCGCGCACGGATTCGGCGGGCTGACCCTGCGGGCCGTCGCCACCGAGCTCGGGGCGACCACCGGCCTGCTCACCCACTACTTCCCCACCAAGCGCGACCTGGTCGCGCATGCCCTCGACCTGCTCGACACCCGCAGCGCCTCCCGCCCCCGGCGCACGGCCGGGAGGGGCCTGTCCGCCGTGAGGGCCGCCCTGCTCGACATCCTGCCGCTGACGGCCGAGGCCACCGCCAGCAACCGGATCTGGGTGTCCTCCTGGGACACCGCGCTCGCCGACCCCGGGCTGAGTGACGACTACGCCCGCAAGTACGGGCGTAGCCGCGACAAGCTGCGCGACCTGGTCGCCGTGGCGCAGGAGCGCGGCGAACTGCCCGCCGGAGACCCGGGACGCGTCGCGGCCGGCGCCCAGTCGTTCGTCCTGGGCCTGGTCGTGCAGGCCCTTTTCGCTCCCGCGGCATTCCCGCCGGACCGCCAGGTCGAGCTTCTGGACGACTACCTGGCCGCGCTGGCCTCCCAACCCTCATCCGGTGGCGGTCACGCGACCCCGTCCTGA
- a CDS encoding alpha/beta fold hydrolase, translated as MPHAKSTDGVRIAYQPRGDGTPLVLLAGQANTHHWWDHVRDDFQAAHRTVTLDYRGTGESDKPDEPYSIEGFAQDVVAVLDDLGVDRAHVYGTSMGGRVAQRLAARYPHRVRALVLGCTSPGGRHAVERGDDVRRALARPGPAAGRALRELMYTPAWLATGTGPRNTLGDPAMPAYARRRHLAASNAHDAWDVLPDISAPTLVVHGTDDLLNPTANAHLLADRIPGARLHLIPGARHAYFEEFRATAGPLVLDFLAEHDHDG; from the coding sequence GTGCCGCACGCGAAGAGTACGGATGGGGTCCGCATCGCCTACCAGCCCCGGGGGGACGGCACCCCGCTCGTCCTGCTGGCAGGCCAGGCCAACACCCACCACTGGTGGGATCACGTCCGTGACGACTTCCAAGCCGCCCACCGCACCGTCACCCTCGACTACCGGGGCACCGGCGAGAGCGACAAACCCGACGAACCGTACAGCATCGAGGGGTTCGCGCAGGACGTCGTCGCGGTGCTGGACGACCTCGGCGTCGACCGCGCCCACGTCTACGGCACGTCCATGGGCGGACGAGTCGCCCAGCGGCTGGCCGCCCGCTACCCGCACCGGGTCCGCGCCCTGGTGCTCGGCTGTACGTCGCCGGGCGGCCGGCACGCCGTCGAGCGCGGCGACGACGTCCGCAGGGCACTGGCCCGGCCCGGCCCCGCGGCCGGCCGGGCCCTGCGCGAACTGATGTACACGCCGGCCTGGCTCGCGACCGGCACGGGTCCCCGCAACACGCTCGGCGACCCCGCCATGCCCGCCTACGCGCGCCGCCGGCACCTGGCCGCCAGCAACGCGCACGACGCGTGGGACGTGCTGCCGGACATCTCGGCGCCCACGCTGGTGGTGCACGGCACCGACGACCTCCTCAACCCCACGGCCAACGCGCACCTCCTCGCGGACCGCATCCCGGGCGCCCGGCTGCACCTCATCCCCGGAGCACGGCACGCCTACTTCGAGGAGTTCCGCGCCACCGCGGGTCCGCTGGTGCTGGACTTCCTCGCGGAGCACGACCACGACGGATGA